In a genomic window of Sus scrofa isolate TJ Tabasco breed Duroc chromosome 4, Sscrofa11.1, whole genome shotgun sequence:
- the SIKE1 gene encoding suppressor of IKBKE 1, which produces MSCTIEKILTDAKTLLERLREHDAAAESLVDQSAALHRRVAAMREAGTALPDQYQEDASDIKDMSKYKPHILLSQENTQIRDLQQENRELWVSLEEHQDALELIMSKYRKQMLQLMVAKKAVDAEPVLKAHQSHSAEIESQIDRICEMGEVMRKAVQMDDDQFCKIQEKLAQLELENKELRELLSISSESLQVRKDNSMDTTSQAIK; this is translated from the exons ATGAGCTGCACCATCGAGAAGATTCTGACCGATGCTAAGACGCTACTGGAGAGGCTGCGGGAGCACGATGCTGCGGCCGAGTCGCTAGTGGACCAGTCCGCGGCGCTGCACCGGCGGGTGGCCGCTATGCGGGAGGCGGGGACAGCCCTTCCGGACCAG TATCAAGAGGATGCATCCGATATAAAGGACATGTCCAAATACAAACCTCACATTCTGCTCTCCCAAGAGAATACACAGATTAGAGACTTGCAGCAGGAAAACAGAG agCTATGGGTTTCCTTGGAGGAACACCAGGATGCTTTGGAACTCATCATGAGCAAATACCGGAAACAGATGTTACAATTAATGGTTGCTAAAAAAGCAGTGGATGCTGAACCAGTCCTGAAAGCTCACCAGTCTCACTCTGCA GAAATTGAGAGTCAGATTGACagaatctgtgaaatgggagaagTGATGAGGAAAGCAGTTCAGATGGATGATGACCAATTTTGTAAGATTCAGGAAAAACTAGCACAATTAGAG cttgaaAATAAGGAACTTCGAGAGTTACTGTCCATCAGCAGTGAGTCTCTTCAGGTCAGGAAGGACAATTCAATGGACACTACTTCCCAAGCCATCAAATAA